In Paenibacillus sp. BIC5C1, a genomic segment contains:
- a CDS encoding LacI family DNA-binding transcriptional regulator produces MITIKDIAKLAGVSPSTVSRVISNHPRISSETSLKVKQIMKEMNYHPNMMAKSLVSKTTQTLGIMLPRPAEELFQNYFFGELLRGIITHATRMNYELLLSTETSSSDELNAISRLVHGRRVDGILLLGSKREDPIISFLEAEKFPFVLIGRSETHPDAPMVDNNNVQTAFDATTHLIAQGHKRVGFVSGPPDLTLSHDRLLGYKNALEEAGLDANNDWIVEGEFLQESGFRSMSLFMSLPDRPTALVVIDDNVAFGVLRALAELGYNVPEDISVVSFNNIALSELASPPLSSIDIGTYQLGYTAVQVLLKILNGEHLPQNPVIIPHRLIVRDSSLFTLSGNA; encoded by the coding sequence ATGATTACAATCAAAGATATTGCCAAATTGGCGGGTGTATCCCCTTCTACGGTCTCACGGGTTATTTCCAACCATCCCAGAATCAGTTCGGAAACATCACTCAAAGTGAAGCAAATCATGAAAGAAATGAATTATCATCCAAATATGATGGCCAAAAGCCTTGTTTCCAAAACGACTCAAACCCTGGGTATCATGCTGCCCCGACCTGCTGAAGAGCTGTTTCAGAACTACTTTTTCGGAGAATTGCTTCGGGGAATCATTACCCATGCCACCCGCATGAATTATGAACTTCTTCTCTCAACCGAAACGTCTTCCAGCGATGAATTAAATGCCATATCTCGCCTGGTACATGGGCGGCGCGTGGATGGCATCTTGCTGCTTGGCTCCAAACGGGAAGATCCGATTATTTCGTTTTTGGAGGCGGAAAAGTTCCCTTTTGTACTGATTGGCCGCAGCGAAACGCATCCTGATGCTCCGATGGTGGACAATAACAATGTACAGACGGCTTTCGATGCAACTACACATCTGATTGCCCAAGGGCATAAACGCGTTGGATTTGTTAGCGGACCACCAGATTTGACGTTGTCTCATGATCGCCTGCTCGGATACAAAAATGCGCTTGAAGAAGCGGGTCTTGATGCTAACAATGACTGGATCGTGGAGGGAGAATTCCTGCAGGAAAGCGGCTTCCGGTCGATGTCCCTGTTCATGTCGCTACCCGACAGGCCAACCGCGCTCGTCGTTATCGACGACAATGTTGCCTTTGGTGTGCTTCGTGCTCTGGCTGAGCTGGGATACAACGTTCCTGAAGATATAAGTGTTGTGAGCTTTAACAATATTGCCTTATCGGAACTTGCTTCGCCGCCGCTTAGTTCAATTGATATCGGAACTTATCAGCTGGGCTATACTGCAGTCCAGGTATTGTTAAAAATTCTAAATGGTGAACATCTGCCTCAGAATCCGGTTATTATTCCGCACCGTTTGATTGTTCGGGATTCGTCCCTATTTACGTTATCCGGGAATGCGTAG
- a CDS encoding maltose ABC transporter substrate-binding protein, with protein sequence MRKWHQAALAGFMALTLTACSSGGGGAAPTTTDSGETGETTVTAENIQPEEGASLVIWEDKNQSSFIEERAKKFEEEYGVSVKIEELPPTDQVTKLTTDGPAGLAADVVVFPHDKIGSASEAGLILPNDIFEQETTQSTSDNAVKAVTFKDILYGYPYSVETYALFYNKKLYPEAPKSFDDIISFAKTFNDTKNNKYTLMWELQQFYYNFAYLASQGGYIFGDEGMNSEDIGLNNEGAIKGGQFLQTLKSEVLPVKMGDVNYDIKKGLFSSGKLAMDINGPWSIADYRNAGIDFGVAPLPAIEGKPMTSFSGVKAYYVNAFTTYPNAAKLFAAYLSSAESQMVNFEMNGTLPANKDVAADPKIQGDEITKAFLEQFNNSTPMPSLPAMDSVWGPISAAITDIWDGGKDVKTSLDNAVNQVKESLATVQ encoded by the coding sequence ATGAGAAAATGGCACCAAGCAGCACTTGCAGGATTCATGGCACTCACACTTACCGCATGTTCAAGCGGAGGTGGAGGCGCAGCGCCAACCACAACAGACAGCGGTGAGACTGGAGAAACCACAGTGACCGCGGAAAATATTCAGCCAGAAGAGGGCGCAAGCCTTGTCATATGGGAGGATAAAAATCAGAGCAGCTTTATAGAGGAGCGTGCGAAGAAATTTGAAGAGGAGTACGGCGTTTCTGTAAAGATTGAGGAATTGCCGCCGACCGATCAAGTGACTAAGCTGACCACGGACGGACCCGCGGGATTGGCTGCGGATGTGGTCGTTTTCCCACATGACAAGATTGGCAGCGCTTCAGAAGCCGGACTGATCTTGCCGAATGATATTTTTGAGCAAGAGACCACACAATCCACCAGTGACAATGCGGTTAAAGCCGTAACCTTCAAAGACATTTTATACGGATATCCCTACAGCGTAGAAACCTATGCGTTGTTCTATAACAAAAAGCTTTATCCTGAAGCACCGAAATCATTTGATGACATTATCAGCTTTGCCAAAACCTTTAATGACACCAAAAACAACAAGTACACCCTGATGTGGGAACTCCAGCAGTTCTATTACAACTTTGCTTATCTGGCTTCCCAAGGGGGATATATCTTCGGCGATGAAGGCATGAACAGCGAGGACATTGGCCTCAACAATGAGGGAGCCATCAAGGGCGGTCAGTTCCTGCAAACGCTGAAATCGGAAGTGCTGCCTGTAAAAATGGGCGATGTGAACTATGACATCAAGAAAGGTCTCTTCTCAAGCGGGAAACTGGCCATGGATATTAACGGACCTTGGTCCATCGCCGATTATCGCAATGCTGGCATTGACTTCGGTGTGGCTCCACTCCCGGCAATTGAAGGCAAACCAATGACGTCCTTCTCTGGAGTCAAGGCATATTACGTCAATGCATTCACAACCTATCCGAACGCTGCCAAGCTGTTTGCGGCCTATCTCTCCAGTGCCGAATCCCAGATGGTCAACTTTGAGATGAACGGAACTCTCCCGGCTAATAAAGACGTGGCGGCAGATCCGAAAATTCAAGGCGATGAAATCACAAAGGCATTCCTTGAGCAATTCAACAACTCCACCCCAATGCCTTCGCTTCCTGCCATGGATAGCGTATGGGGTCCCATCAGCGCGGCAATTACCGACATATGGGATGGAGGCAAGGATGTGAAAACCTCTCTGGATAACGCAGTCAACCAAGTCAAGGAGAGCCTTGCAACTGTCCAATAA